One Lysinibacillus sp. OF-1 DNA segment encodes these proteins:
- the pyrR gene encoding bifunctional pyr operon transcriptional regulator/uracil phosphoribosyltransferase PyrR, producing the protein MAQNELLDGPSMTRALTRIAHEIIERNKGIDECILVGIKTRGAFLAKRLAQRIEKIEGKPIRTGEIDITLYRDDLTTKHENEQAHVEQVDIEYVVKNQKIILVDDVLYTGRTVRAALDAVMDLGRPAQIQLAVLVDRGHRELPIRADYVGKNVPTSGSERIIVNLQEVDGEDCVIIYKEDE; encoded by the coding sequence ATGGCACAAAATGAATTATTAGATGGCCCATCAATGACAAGGGCACTCACACGTATTGCCCATGAAATTATTGAACGCAACAAAGGAATCGATGAATGTATTTTAGTTGGCATTAAAACAAGAGGTGCCTTTCTAGCCAAACGTTTGGCACAACGAATTGAAAAAATTGAAGGTAAACCTATTCGTACAGGGGAAATTGATATTACGCTATACAGAGATGATTTAACAACCAAACATGAAAACGAACAAGCACATGTAGAACAAGTTGATATTGAGTATGTAGTGAAAAATCAAAAGATCATTTTAGTAGACGATGTACTTTATACAGGACGAACAGTACGTGCAGCACTGGATGCTGTAATGGATTTGGGGAGACCTGCTCAAATTCAACTAGCCGTGCTAGTGGATAGAGGGCATCGAGAGTTGCCAATTAGAGCAGACTATGTAGGGAAGAATGTTCCGACTTCTGGCTCTGAGCGCATCATTGTCAACTTACAAGAAGTAGATGGAGAAGATTGCGTCATTATTTATAAAGAAGACGAATAA
- the lspA gene encoding signal peptidase II: protein MYKYYGLAAFVVLLDQWTKWLIVKNMEYAERIAVWDPWFGILSHRNRGAAWGMLEGQMWLFSIVTVAVICAILYFYHKEAKGKPVFQVGLMLLLGGALGNFIDRLFRGEVVDFVDVLIPIINYDFPIFNVADAALTIAVVVLMIGLIMEDKKEKKQVKQ from the coding sequence GTGTATAAATATTATGGATTGGCTGCTTTTGTTGTTTTATTAGATCAATGGACAAAATGGCTAATTGTGAAAAATATGGAGTATGCTGAACGCATTGCTGTGTGGGACCCATGGTTTGGCATTTTATCTCATCGTAATAGAGGTGCAGCATGGGGGATGCTAGAAGGGCAAATGTGGTTATTTAGTATCGTAACAGTTGCTGTCATTTGTGCCATTCTCTACTTTTATCATAAAGAGGCAAAAGGAAAGCCCGTTTTTCAAGTGGGTTTAATGCTATTACTTGGTGGCGCATTAGGAAACTTTATCGATCGTCTTTTTAGAGGAGAAGTGGTCGATTTTGTTGATGTTTTAATTCCAATTATTAATTATGACTTCCCTATTTTTAATGTGGCAGATGCTGCATTAACTATAGCTGTCGTTGTACTAATGATTGGTTTGATTATGGAAGATAAAAAAGAAAAGAAACAGGTGAAACAATGA
- a CDS encoding YlmH family RNA-binding protein: MEHLIQHFRKDEQPFIEQVISWQREVEDRYAPKLTDFLDPRQRFIVTSIIGQDDTLKTACAGLFDGAERQRMLIYPAYYEVMEEDFQLTVFTIHYPMKFVQLRHPDVLGALLSLGLNRGKFGDIRVNEQQVQFVVAQEVADYVRLHLTGIGKVKVHVESLKQDEPLLFNEDEWFEESHTVSSMRLDVIIATILNVSRQKAQALITGNKVRVNWTERDTVAFELQEGDILSIRGSGRVKIIMTEGRTKKDKIRLQIGRLAQKS; encoded by the coding sequence ATGGAACACTTAATTCAGCATTTTCGAAAAGATGAACAACCGTTTATTGAACAAGTAATAAGTTGGCAGCGTGAGGTAGAGGATCGCTATGCACCTAAGCTAACAGATTTTCTTGATCCCAGACAGCGTTTTATCGTGACATCTATTATCGGACAGGACGACACATTGAAAACGGCATGTGCAGGGTTATTTGACGGGGCAGAGAGACAGCGTATGCTTATTTATCCTGCTTACTATGAAGTTATGGAGGAAGACTTTCAGCTGACAGTATTTACAATTCACTATCCTATGAAATTTGTCCAGCTCCGGCATCCAGATGTGTTAGGGGCCTTGTTATCATTAGGCTTGAATCGTGGTAAATTTGGTGATATACGTGTCAATGAGCAGCAGGTGCAATTTGTAGTAGCACAAGAGGTAGCAGATTATGTTCGTTTGCATTTAACGGGTATTGGTAAAGTCAAGGTACATGTTGAATCTTTAAAGCAAGACGAGCCACTTCTCTTCAATGAGGATGAGTGGTTTGAGGAATCTCATACTGTTTCATCCATGCGTTTAGATGTGATTATCGCTACCATTTTAAATGTGTCACGTCAAAAGGCACAAGCTTTGATTACTGGGAATAAAGTACGTGTCAATTGGACAGAGCGAGATACAGTTGCCTTTGAATTACAAGAAGGGGATATTTTATCGATACGAGGGAGCGGTCGTGTGAAAATTATTATGACAGAAGGCCGTACAAAAAAGGATAAAATCCGTCTGCAAATCGGTCGATTGGCCCAAAAAAGCTGA
- a CDS encoding helix-turn-helix transcriptional regulator — MESSFDKQQMSEWLKEVLPNALEECKVPKREDEVIIVYEVNRLFDWVKINRLKRNYPNSIIVPIVTEHLTYSTGIAIELVLPALLIKPLQKSKFLRIVKKLYTSYQDKKASTLTMLELSQQVSQHHTSPFREAFLKRLIRGEIDNEQEIIQSASFLSTNCIPNIVFLIQGYIDSDAIPHDASSNITNVFRQHFANKAPLSFLHFERYLLLLMRIPTEYNSFKHWTVGESCLLEVIETLKKDYCIHLFMGVGGVFQDAMHVKESYSQARKARRKPPIDNIHIRYYEDLTKHVQLQKAIHYIEEHYDEQLTVRDVAKYISFSPTHFSRLFKKETGRNFVDYVAFTRIIKSLPFLRKYDYTVEKISSTCGFNTPNYYSLTFKKYVGISPTDYRNTTEILFK, encoded by the coding sequence ATGGAAAGCTCATTTGATAAACAGCAAATGAGTGAATGGTTAAAAGAGGTTTTACCAAATGCTTTGGAGGAGTGTAAAGTGCCTAAGCGAGAAGATGAGGTCATTATTGTCTATGAGGTCAATCGGTTATTTGATTGGGTGAAGATTAATCGATTAAAAAGAAATTATCCTAATAGTATAATTGTCCCAATTGTTACAGAACACCTCACCTACTCGACTGGTATAGCAATTGAATTAGTTTTACCTGCACTTCTCATAAAACCATTACAGAAATCAAAATTTTTACGAATCGTAAAAAAACTGTACACATCCTATCAGGACAAGAAAGCAAGTACACTCACAATGCTTGAGCTATCACAACAAGTGTCCCAGCATCATACCTCTCCGTTCAGAGAAGCATTTTTGAAACGTCTTATACGTGGCGAAATTGATAATGAACAAGAAATCATTCAATCTGCATCATTTTTATCAACAAATTGTATTCCTAATATTGTGTTCTTAATTCAGGGCTATATCGATAGTGATGCTATTCCTCATGACGCAAGCAGTAACATTACAAATGTTTTTCGTCAGCATTTTGCCAATAAAGCACCCTTATCTTTTTTACATTTCGAACGCTACTTATTACTTCTCATGAGAATTCCGACTGAGTATAACTCTTTTAAACATTGGACAGTAGGCGAATCATGTCTATTGGAGGTCATCGAGACACTTAAAAAGGACTATTGTATCCATCTTTTCATGGGGGTTGGAGGAGTGTTTCAGGACGCAATGCACGTAAAGGAGTCCTATAGTCAAGCACGAAAAGCACGTAGAAAACCACCTATAGATAATATTCATATCAGATATTATGAAGATTTAACAAAGCATGTGCAGCTTCAAAAGGCCATTCATTATATTGAAGAACATTATGATGAGCAATTGACCGTTCGTGATGTTGCAAAATATATAAGCTTTAGTCCCACACATTTTAGCAGGCTATTTAAAAAAGAGACTGGTCGTAATTTCGTTGACTATGTTGCCTTTACACGCATCATCAAGAGCTTACCCTTTCTACGGAAGTACGACTATACCGTAGAAAAGATCTCCTCCACCTGTGGCTTTAATACACCTAATTACTATAGTTTAACCTTTAAAAAATATGTAGGAATCTCTCCAACGGACTATCGCAATACGACAGAAATTTTATTTAAATAA
- a CDS encoding DivIVA domain-containing protein — protein sequence MPLSPIDIHNKEFTKAFRGYAEDEVNEFLDQIIKDYEILLREKKEVDKQLEMALEQARHFSSLEETLQKSIVVAQEAADEVRRNSQKEAKLIVKEAEKNADRIVNDALTKARKVTIEIDELKKQSKVFRNRFKMLVEAQLDLLNADDWDHLLQYDIDLTEIQASVEEAQESEEM from the coding sequence ATGCCATTATCACCTATTGATATACATAATAAGGAGTTTACAAAAGCTTTCAGAGGTTATGCTGAAGATGAAGTAAATGAATTTTTAGACCAAATCATTAAAGACTACGAAATTTTGTTACGTGAAAAAAAAGAGGTTGATAAGCAATTAGAGATGGCCTTAGAACAGGCGAGGCATTTTAGCTCCTTAGAAGAAACTTTGCAGAAGTCCATTGTTGTTGCACAAGAAGCGGCTGATGAAGTGCGAAGAAATTCACAAAAAGAGGCTAAACTCATTGTAAAAGAGGCTGAGAAAAATGCTGATCGAATTGTCAATGATGCTTTAACAAAAGCTCGTAAGGTGACGATTGAAATTGATGAGCTTAAAAAACAATCTAAAGTATTCCGTAATCGTTTCAAGATGCTTGTTGAGGCACAGCTTGATTTGCTTAATGCTGATGACTGGGATCATTTGCTTCAATATGATATTGATTTAACAGAAATTCAAGCATCTGTTGAGGAAGCACAAGAATCTGAAGAGATGTAA
- a CDS encoding uracil-xanthine permease family protein: MSNAVLDIKDKPTPLQLVTLSFQHMFAMFGSTILVPQLVGLSPAIALLTSGIATLFFLLITKFQVPAYLGSSFAFIAPIILAAGGLNDDGSSVHPGNAMIGAMAVGITYGIVSLIIWKSGYKWIMKILPPIVVGPVIMVIGLGLSGTAVNMAMNVNGEYSFLHFSAALVTVFTAIIFTIFFKGILSTMPILMGLIVGYIYSMIVDIVDYTPIAQAKFFAMPDFLIPGVHYEFEITTKILLIMVPIVIVTISEHIGHQLVLGKVVDRDYIKEPGLHRSLLGDGLGTFVSAIIGGPPKTTYGENIGVLAITRVYSIYVIAGAAVVAILLSFFGKAMAVIATIPTAVLGGVSILLFGIIAASGLRMLVDNHIDFGNSRNLVIASVILVIGIGGAKFVISESLSVEGMALAAIIGVLLNAILPGKKEADIPVQYNQNKDS; encoded by the coding sequence ATGTCAAATGCAGTTTTAGATATTAAGGATAAACCAACTCCACTTCAGCTTGTGACATTAAGTTTCCAGCATATGTTTGCGATGTTTGGATCAACAATTTTAGTGCCACAGTTAGTAGGACTTAGTCCAGCGATTGCTCTTTTAACAAGCGGGATTGCTACATTATTCTTCCTATTAATTACGAAATTTCAAGTACCAGCCTATCTAGGGTCGTCCTTCGCCTTTATAGCACCAATCATACTTGCGGCAGGCGGTTTAAATGATGATGGCTCGAGTGTCCACCCAGGCAATGCCATGATCGGTGCGATGGCTGTCGGGATTACGTATGGAATTGTATCCTTAATCATTTGGAAAAGTGGTTATAAGTGGATTATGAAAATTTTGCCGCCAATCGTGGTAGGTCCAGTTATTATGGTAATTGGACTTGGACTATCTGGTACAGCTGTGAATATGGCCATGAACGTCAATGGAGAGTATAGCTTTTTACACTTCTCAGCTGCTTTAGTTACGGTCTTTACAGCGATTATCTTTACGATTTTCTTTAAAGGAATTTTAAGCACTATGCCAATTTTGATGGGCTTAATCGTAGGGTATATTTACTCCATGATCGTAGACATCGTAGATTATACACCAATTGCCCAAGCAAAATTCTTCGCAATGCCTGATTTCTTAATACCAGGTGTGCATTATGAGTTTGAAATAACAACAAAAATTCTACTTATCATGGTACCAATCGTGATTGTAACAATTTCGGAACATATTGGTCACCAGCTAGTATTAGGAAAAGTAGTAGATCGAGATTATATTAAAGAGCCAGGGTTGCACCGTTCCCTATTAGGAGACGGACTTGGAACATTTGTGAGTGCTATAATCGGGGGGCCTCCGAAAACAACTTACGGTGAAAATATTGGTGTACTAGCTATTACTCGAGTGTACAGTATTTACGTTATTGCAGGTGCAGCAGTGGTTGCCATCTTACTATCATTCTTCGGGAAAGCAATGGCAGTGATTGCAACGATTCCAACCGCAGTACTTGGGGGAGTGTCCATCTTACTCTTCGGAATAATCGCAGCAAGTGGCCTACGTATGCTAGTAGATAATCATATTGATTTTGGTAATAGCCGTAACCTAGTTATTGCCTCAGTCATATTAGTCATTGGTATTGGCGGTGCCAAGTTTGTTATCTCTGAATCATTAAGTGTTGAAGGGATGGCGCTAGCCGCGATTATCGGTGTGCTATTGAATGCGATTCTACCAGGTAAGAAAGAAGCAGATATACCTGTACAATACAATCAAAATAAAGATTCATAG
- the ileS gene encoding isoleucine--tRNA ligase yields the protein MVEYKDTLLMPKTDFPMRGNLPANEPKTQEKWNDMDINKLQMERTADRPEYVLHDGPPYANGDIHIGHALNKVLKDMITRHRSMTGYHVNYIPGWDTHGLPIEQALTNKGVKRKEMSVAAFRQLCEEYAYEQIDNQRAQFRRLGIRGDWENPYITLKPEFEARQIEVFGKMAEKGYIYKGLKPVYWSPSSESALAEAEIEYKDIKSPSIYVSFAIKDAKGIVPTDAKFIIWTTTPWTLPANLGISLNPEFMYVVVAVANKKFIIAKELLTSVANALGWEDYEVVQEVKGEALDRLVAQHPFYDRESLIMVGEHVTAEAGTGCVHTAPGHGEDDYHIGKQYGLGILSPLDNSGCYTDEAPGFEGVFYNDANKLVTEKLKEVDALEKLDFFTHSYPHDWRTKKPVIYRATPQWFASVEAFRGELLEAVKATAFTPAWGETRLYNMIRDRGDWVISRQRAWGVPIPIFYAENGEPIITPETISHISALFREHGSNIWFQKTAKELLPEGFTHPGSPNGEFTKENDIMDVWFDSGSSHQGVLVERGMKYPADLYLEGSDQHRGWFNSSLITSVAINGYAPYKGLLTHGFVLDGEGRKMSKSLGNVIIPQKVMDQYGADILRLWVASVDYTADVRISMDMLKQVSEVYRKIRNTFRFLHGNIADFDPKKDRVAYAELREMDQYVYMRLQDVLQTVRAAYDRYDFAAVYHIVNNFVAVELSSFYLDIAKDVVYIEGHDNKDRRAMQTVIYDTLMTLVKIMTPIIPHTTDEMWSYLHAQGIVEEVSVQLTDFPEVDVQENFESLRTKWENIIDVRDDILKALEEARNAKTIGKSLEAKVTVYAKEDVVALLNDVNIDFAQLSIVSAFEVATIDEAPAEALALEHVSIVVEKATGEKCERCWSISETIGANEAHPTVCARCAEVVEKYYV from the coding sequence ATGGTTGAATACAAAGATACGTTATTAATGCCAAAAACAGATTTCCCAATGCGTGGGAATCTACCGGCGAATGAGCCAAAAACGCAAGAAAAATGGAATGACATGGATATTAACAAATTACAGATGGAACGTACTGCCGATCGTCCAGAATATGTTCTACATGATGGTCCTCCCTATGCAAATGGTGATATCCACATCGGCCATGCCTTAAATAAAGTATTGAAGGATATGATTACACGTCATCGTTCAATGACTGGCTACCATGTGAATTATATTCCAGGCTGGGATACGCACGGTCTACCAATTGAACAAGCACTGACAAACAAAGGTGTAAAGCGTAAAGAAATGTCAGTAGCAGCATTCCGCCAACTTTGTGAAGAGTATGCATATGAGCAAATTGATAATCAACGTGCCCAATTCCGTCGTCTAGGCATTCGTGGTGATTGGGAAAACCCTTATATTACATTAAAGCCTGAATTTGAAGCACGTCAAATTGAAGTGTTCGGTAAAATGGCTGAAAAGGGTTACATTTATAAAGGCTTAAAACCAGTTTATTGGTCACCATCTTCTGAGTCTGCTTTAGCAGAAGCTGAAATTGAATATAAGGACATCAAATCACCATCAATCTATGTTAGCTTTGCTATTAAAGATGCGAAAGGCATTGTACCAACAGATGCTAAATTTATTATTTGGACAACAACACCTTGGACATTACCAGCAAACTTAGGCATTTCTTTAAATCCTGAATTTATGTATGTTGTAGTTGCTGTAGCTAATAAAAAATTCATCATTGCCAAAGAATTATTAACATCAGTAGCGAATGCCCTTGGATGGGAAGACTATGAGGTTGTTCAAGAAGTAAAAGGGGAAGCACTTGATCGTCTTGTAGCGCAGCATCCATTTTATGATCGTGAATCTCTTATTATGGTAGGAGAACACGTAACTGCTGAAGCGGGTACAGGTTGTGTTCATACAGCTCCTGGACACGGGGAAGACGATTATCATATTGGTAAACAATATGGTTTAGGCATTCTTAGCCCTCTTGATAATAGCGGCTGTTATACAGATGAAGCACCTGGTTTTGAAGGCGTGTTTTATAATGATGCCAACAAACTTGTAACAGAAAAACTAAAAGAAGTAGATGCATTAGAAAAACTTGACTTCTTTACGCACTCTTATCCACATGACTGGCGTACGAAAAAACCTGTTATTTATCGTGCGACACCACAATGGTTTGCCTCTGTTGAAGCATTCCGTGGTGAGTTGTTAGAAGCTGTAAAAGCTACAGCATTTACACCAGCTTGGGGAGAAACTCGTCTTTATAATATGATTCGTGATCGTGGAGATTGGGTTATTTCACGTCAACGTGCTTGGGGTGTGCCGATTCCAATTTTCTACGCAGAAAACGGAGAGCCAATTATTACACCTGAAACAATTAGCCATATCTCAGCATTATTCCGTGAGCATGGATCCAATATTTGGTTCCAAAAAACAGCAAAAGAATTATTACCAGAGGGCTTTACACATCCAGGTAGCCCGAACGGCGAATTCACAAAAGAAAATGATATTATGGACGTCTGGTTCGATTCAGGTTCATCCCACCAAGGTGTACTTGTAGAGCGCGGCATGAAATATCCAGCTGATTTATACTTAGAAGGCTCTGACCAGCATCGTGGTTGGTTTAACTCATCTCTTATTACATCTGTTGCTATTAATGGCTATGCACCATATAAAGGACTATTAACACATGGTTTTGTTCTTGATGGTGAAGGACGTAAAATGAGTAAATCATTAGGAAATGTGATCATTCCACAAAAAGTAATGGATCAGTATGGAGCAGATATTCTTCGTCTATGGGTTGCTTCTGTTGACTATACAGCGGATGTACGAATTTCGATGGATATGTTAAAGCAAGTATCAGAGGTGTACCGTAAAATTCGTAATACATTTCGTTTCTTACATGGCAATATCGCTGATTTCGATCCAAAGAAAGATCGTGTTGCCTATGCAGAGCTTCGTGAGATGGATCAATATGTCTATATGCGTTTACAGGATGTCTTACAAACTGTTCGTGCAGCATATGATCGTTATGATTTCGCTGCTGTTTATCACATCGTCAATAATTTTGTCGCAGTCGAGTTATCTTCATTCTATTTAGATATTGCAAAAGATGTTGTCTATATCGAAGGTCACGACAATAAAGATCGTCGAGCGATGCAAACAGTTATTTACGATACATTAATGACATTGGTTAAAATCATGACACCAATCATCCCTCATACAACAGATGAAATGTGGTCTTATCTACATGCCCAAGGTATTGTAGAGGAAGTTTCTGTTCAATTAACGGACTTCCCAGAGGTAGATGTTCAAGAGAATTTTGAAAGCCTACGTACAAAATGGGAAAATATTATTGATGTACGTGACGATATCTTAAAAGCATTAGAGGAAGCTCGTAATGCTAAAACAATAGGTAAATCACTAGAAGCAAAAGTAACAGTATATGCCAAAGAGGATGTTGTAGCCTTATTGAATGATGTGAACATTGACTTTGCACAGCTTTCAATCGTTTCTGCTTTTGAAGTAGCTACTATTGATGAGGCGCCTGCTGAAGCTTTAGCACTTGAACATGTATCCATTGTAGTTGAGAAGGCAACAGGGGAGAAATGTGAGCGTTGCTGGTCAATTTCTGAAACAATTGGTGCAAATGAGGCACATCCTACAGTTTGTGCGCGCTGTGCAGAAGTTGTAGAAAAATATTACGTTTAA
- a CDS encoding RluA family pseudouridine synthase: MTQVTYTIEEQQQGERIDKALSSLQSEWSRTQIGNWVNDGIIKVNGDAVKAKYKVKAGDVILIDVPEVEILDVIAEKLDLDIVYEDADVLVVNKPKGMVVHPAPGHMSGTLVNGLMYQCKDLSGINGVMRPGIVHRIDKDTSGLLMVAKNDTAHESLVNQLVNKTVTRKYIALVHGHIAHDKGTIDAPIGRDQKDRQKQAVVDNGKHAVTHFQVVERFGDYTLVECRLETGRTHQIRVHMNYIGFPLVGDPKYGPKKTIDFGGQVLHAATLGFDHPSSGEYLEFETPLPVDYEQLLNDLRNRH; this comes from the coding sequence ATGACGCAAGTAACATATACAATCGAAGAACAGCAGCAAGGAGAGCGCATTGATAAAGCACTTTCAAGCTTACAATCAGAGTGGTCACGTACACAAATTGGGAACTGGGTTAATGATGGGATTATCAAAGTGAATGGCGATGCTGTAAAAGCAAAATATAAAGTAAAAGCTGGTGATGTCATCTTGATTGATGTACCAGAAGTAGAAATTCTAGATGTAATAGCCGAAAAATTAGATTTGGATATTGTTTATGAGGATGCAGATGTCCTTGTTGTCAATAAACCAAAGGGGATGGTCGTTCATCCAGCACCAGGCCATATGTCCGGTACACTGGTAAATGGTTTAATGTATCAATGTAAGGATTTATCCGGTATTAATGGTGTGATGCGACCTGGTATTGTCCATCGTATTGATAAAGATACGTCAGGTCTATTAATGGTGGCTAAAAATGATACAGCCCATGAATCGTTAGTGAATCAGTTAGTGAATAAAACGGTGACACGTAAATATATTGCCCTTGTACACGGTCATATCGCACATGATAAGGGGACAATTGATGCACCGATTGGTCGCGATCAAAAGGATCGTCAAAAACAGGCAGTCGTTGATAATGGTAAACATGCGGTGACACACTTCCAAGTTGTGGAGCGTTTTGGTGATTATACACTAGTAGAATGTCGTTTAGAAACGGGACGTACACACCAAATTCGTGTGCATATGAATTATATCGGCTTCCCACTAGTGGGAGATCCAAAATATGGTCCGAAAAAGACAATAGACTTTGGTGGACAAGTTTTGCATGCTGCAACTTTAGGATTTGATCATCCTTCTTCTGGTGAATATTTGGAGTTTGAAACACCACTTCCAGTTGATTATGAGCAATTATTAAATGATTTACGAAATAGGCATTGA
- a CDS encoding sodium/solute symporter, whose amino-acid sequence MMEALLEPKMLMTVALMGTIVYITYLTKRNATASDFFVGGRSFGWFTNGSAIGGDYLSAATFLGIAGLTFQLGYDGAYYAFCFSIGLTLLAIFVAGPLRRFGAFTVADFLGYRFHSSRARLVAVAVVLAISGFYAAPQLLGAAQILSMFFGTSYEFGIIFTCVVMVFYVGIGGMKGTTINQALELWIRLGAFIVMLIAAVYGGLHYDKILAAIHSFSGPITGTSPYALDGNDVNFDGAAWTGTGFYFPTFWQTISMTIGLALGTIGLPHILLRFYTNPSAKAARKSALMAIGIASTFFLLAVYLGVVGRSIFISGTASEEVMRDLVLGGNNMVIPTTALALGGKWLLGLVIAGAFAAIFSNLSGLFITSSGALAHDLYANIMKKDITQKQRVVAGKVAIVLLGILYGALGLLVKDASIGHLVALAFTVAASTFTPIFILGIWWRGMTEKGAIAGLLIGLGVSMWMIFLPGTLPSFLQFKIPGIVTVPVGFLSVIIVSLLDRKVPADVNDFMKRVHSKESETV is encoded by the coding sequence ATGATGGAAGCTCTTTTAGAACCAAAGATGTTAATGACCGTTGCGTTAATGGGAACGATTGTCTACATTACGTATTTAACCAAGAGAAATGCAACAGCTTCGGATTTCTTTGTAGGTGGCCGAAGCTTTGGATGGTTTACAAATGGTTCTGCCATTGGCGGAGATTATTTAAGTGCAGCAACATTTCTTGGAATAGCTGGTTTAACATTTCAACTAGGTTATGATGGTGCTTATTATGCTTTTTGTTTCTCTATTGGATTAACATTATTAGCTATTTTCGTAGCGGGCCCTTTAAGAAGATTTGGTGCATTTACGGTTGCTGATTTTTTAGGTTATCGTTTTCATAGTAGCAGGGCTCGACTCGTAGCGGTTGCAGTCGTTTTAGCCATCTCAGGCTTTTATGCGGCTCCTCAATTACTAGGTGCTGCTCAAATATTAAGTATGTTTTTTGGTACTTCCTATGAATTTGGCATTATCTTTACATGTGTTGTCATGGTTTTTTATGTAGGGATAGGTGGAATGAAAGGTACGACAATCAACCAAGCTTTGGAGCTGTGGATTCGCCTTGGCGCATTTATTGTGATGTTAATTGCTGCAGTTTATGGTGGTTTGCATTACGATAAAATTTTAGCTGCCATCCATTCATTCAGTGGCCCTATTACAGGAACTTCTCCGTATGCCTTAGATGGTAATGATGTGAATTTTGATGGTGCCGCTTGGACAGGCACAGGCTTTTATTTCCCAACATTTTGGCAAACTATTAGTATGACCATTGGTTTAGCCTTAGGGACAATTGGGCTTCCCCATATATTATTACGCTTTTATACAAACCCAAGTGCTAAAGCAGCGCGTAAATCTGCGCTCATGGCTATTGGCATTGCTAGTACGTTTTTCTTATTAGCTGTTTATTTAGGTGTTGTAGGCCGATCTATTTTCATTTCGGGAACAGCTAGTGAGGAGGTAATGCGTGATTTAGTATTAGGTGGGAATAACATGGTCATTCCGACGACAGCCCTTGCGCTAGGTGGTAAATGGTTACTTGGTTTAGTAATTGCAGGTGCATTTGCAGCTATTTTCTCTAATCTTTCAGGGCTATTTATTACAAGCTCTGGCGCATTAGCCCATGATTTATATGCCAATATTATGAAAAAGGATATAACACAAAAACAACGTGTTGTAGCTGGTAAAGTGGCCATTGTATTATTAGGGATTTTATATGGAGCACTTGGTTTACTTGTCAAGGATGCATCCATCGGTCATTTAGTGGCGCTCGCCTTTACGGTTGCAGCAAGTACATTCACGCCAATCTTTATTCTCGGTATTTGGTGGAGGGGCATGACAGAGAAGGGTGCCATTGCAGGATTGCTCATTGGTCTTGGCGTGTCAATGTGGATGATCTTTTTACCAGGAACATTACCAAGTTTCTTGCAGTTTAAAATACCAGGTATTGTGACAGTACCGGTTGGCTTCTTATCTGTTATTATCGTGTCACTACTAGATCGTAAAGTTCCGGCTGATGTCAATGATTTCATGAAGCGAGTGCATTCGAAAGAATCTGAAACCGTTTAA